A genomic region of Mus musculus strain C57BL/6J chromosome 7, GRCm38.p6 C57BL/6J contains the following coding sequences:
- the Usp35 gene encoding ubiquitin carboxyl-terminal hydrolase 35 isoform X4, producing the protein MAKSDTGKIGLINLGNTCYVNSVLQALFMASDFRHCVLRLTENNSQPLMTKLQWLFAFLEHSQRPAISPENFLSASWTPWFSPGTQQDCSEYLKYLLDRLHEEEKTGMRICQKLKQSSLPSPQEELPSSNATSVEKMFGGKIVTRICCLHCLNVSSREEAFTDLSLAFPPPERSRHRRLGSVMLPTEDVRVQELTLAPRAPGAQRQRKRCITGDAPRTGLDSEGVDTIGTGGRSGQEKVEREQAGKEKEVAEDREEEGTREEEKEEGEEKDKEKEKKEDEKEKEAENGKEKEGDSLGPGTHREAATPPREQTCGPEGSRSVLDLVNYFLSPERLTAENRYYCESCASLQDAEKVVELSQGPRYLILTLLRFSFDLRTMRRRKILDDVTIPLLLRLPLAGGQGQAYDLCSVVVHSGVSSESGHYYCYAREGAARPAPVLGSTERPEPENQWYLFNDTRVSYSSFESVSNVTSFFPKDTAYVLFYRQRPREDPAAEPGSPRVRAEPTLHKDLMEAISKDNVLYLQEQEKEARSRAAYISTLPAPPHWGRGFDEDKDEDEGSPGGCNPAGGNGDFHRLVF; encoded by the exons ATGGCCAAGTCAGACACGGGCAAGATTGGCTTAATTAACTTGGGCAACACATGCTACGTGAACAGTGTCCTTCAGGCCTTATTCATGGCTTCTGA CTTTCGACACTGTGTGCTCCGCTTGACTGAGAACAACTCCCAGCCCTTGATGACCAAGCTGCAGTGGCTCTTTGCCTTCCTGGAGCACAGTCAG AGGCCTGCCATCTCTCCTGAGAACTTCCTCTCTGCGTCCTGGACGCCCTGGTTCAGCCCTGGCACCCAGCAAGACTGTTCAGAGTATCTGAAGTACCTGCTGGATCG GCTTCATGAAGAAGAGAAAACTGGGATGAGGATCTGCCAGAAGCTCAAGCAGTCCAGCTTGCCATCCCCACAGGAAGAGCTCCCCAGCTCCAATGCAACGTCGGTGGAGAAGATGTTCGGAGGCAAGATTGTGACCCGGATATGCTGTCTCCACTGCCTCAATGTTTCCTCAAGGGAGGAAGCCTTCACAGACCTCTCTTTGGCCTTCCCTCCTCCTGAGAGAAGTCGCCACCGCCGCCTCGGCTCCGTGATGCTCCCCACGGAGGATGTGCGAGTCCAGGAGTTGACACTGGCTCCCAGAGCCCCCGGggcgcagaggcagaggaagcgCTGCATCACAGGGGACGCTCCTCGCACTGGGCTGGACAGTGAAGGTGTGGACACCATAGGCACTGGTGGACGGAGTGGGCAGGAGAAGGTGGAGAGGGAGCAGgctgggaaggagaaggaggtggcagaggacagggaagaggaaggaacaagggaagaggagaaagaagagggggaagagaaagacaaagagaaagagaagaaggaagatgaaaaggaaaaggaagctgagaatggcaaggagaaggaaggggacagCTTAGGACCAGGGACCCATAGGGAGGCTGCCACTCCACCCAGGGAGCAGACATGCGGCCCTGAGGGTTCCCGCTCTGTACTGGACTTGGTCAACTACttcctgtcccctgagaggctgacAGCTGAGAACCGCTACTACTGTGAGTCCTGTGCCTCCCTGCAGGATGCGGAGAAGGTGGTGGAGCTGAGCCAGGGTCCACGCTACCTCATCCTCACACTACTGCGCTTCTCCTTTGACCTGCGTACCATGCGGCGGCGTAAGATCCTGGACGATGTCACCATCCCCCTTTTGCTGCGCCTGCCACTGGCTGGGGGTCAGGGCCAGGCCTATGACCTCTGTAGTGTGGTGGTGCACTCTGGAGTGTCCTCAGAGAGTGGCCACTATTACTGCTATGCTCGTGAGGGTGCTGCTCGGCCAGCTCCTGTCCTGGGATCCACAGAGAGGCCTGAGCCTGAGAACCAGTGGTACCTGTTTAATGATACCCGGGTGTCTTACTCATCCTTTGAGTCTGTCAGCAATGTCACCTCCTTCTTCCCTAAGGACACTGCCTATGTGCTCTTCTACCGCCAGAGGCCCAGGGAGGACCCTGCGGCTGAGCCCGGCTCTCCTAGAGTCCGAGCAGAGCCTACCCTCCACAAGGACCTGATGGAGGCCATTTCCAAAGACAATGTCCTCTACCTGCAG